Below is a genomic region from Flavobacterium ginsengisoli.
AAGGCTGGTATGTTTGCTACAGTTTCTTTTGGCATAAGCGAAGGAGATAACATAAGTATTGATAAAAACTCGTTGGTTACCGTTCAGGCAAAAAATTATGTTTTTGTAAAAAAGAACAGTAAAGAATTTGAGCGTACCGAAGTAACAATCGGAAATCAGATAGGAGACAGAGTTGTCGTTTATAATGGTTTGATGAGTGGCGATGCTATAGCTGTTAAAGGTGTTATGCAGTTAAAAGGCCTCAGTTTTGGGTATTGAAAACAAAGATTATGTCTGCAAAATATTTGCTAATACTTAAATGAAAAAACAATGACACAAGCACAAGTATATATAGATAAAGATGAACTAAAAGGAACACAGCCTTTGTATGAGTACATTTTAAGATTTTTAATTGAACACAAAATTAAGGGAGCAACTATATTTCATGGTAAAATAGGATATGGAGCCAGTAGGTATCTTAACAGACCTCATGATTTGTTCAGTTTTGATAAAATACCTTTGCTGATCAATTTTATAGATGAAGATGAAAAGGTAAAATCTGTTTTAACGGCTTTACGAAAAGTCTACAAAGGAGGTTTTATAGTTACGAATCAAGTAGAAAAATGGTAAACAGATGATTAAAAATTTACTCATATTCAGCCTTCGTAACCGCTGGGTTATAATTGCAATTAGTGTTGTTTTAATGGCAATAGGTTTTTGGTGTTTTACCAAATTAAAAATAGAAGCATATCCAGATATTGCAGATACGAATGTAATTATA
It encodes:
- a CDS encoding DUF190 domain-containing protein, with translation MTQAQVYIDKDELKGTQPLYEYILRFLIEHKIKGATIFHGKIGYGASRYLNRPHDLFSFDKIPLLINFIDEDEKVKSVLTALRKVYKGGFIVTNQVEKW